One genomic window of Luteitalea pratensis includes the following:
- a CDS encoding DUF1990 family protein, translating into MAEWRLWRSWPAAAIKLRLEQARHSPSNVGAHEEEMTGDHGWHHFYSEAVIATEAEGEDRFGRARAALANYQFSAPAIVLAHFDQAEPLLWRCMLLEVQVLGLHHLCPAIVNRVTDEADVFGFRDDTLEGHLERGVEWFLLTRNDQGQIRFRIEARWQQGEFPNWWSRIGFIVLSGYYQRKWHRLAHHRLWLLAHYGSTRQPPRDAAGPTHQGVDVVFTYHTNRKWFQ; encoded by the coding sequence ATGGCGGAATGGCGCCTGTGGAGAAGTTGGCCTGCCGCGGCCATCAAGCTGCGCCTCGAGCAGGCGCGCCACTCCCCCTCCAATGTCGGCGCCCACGAAGAGGAGATGACTGGTGATCATGGGTGGCACCACTTCTATTCCGAGGCAGTGATCGCTACCGAGGCGGAGGGGGAGGATCGCTTCGGGCGCGCGCGTGCTGCACTCGCGAACTACCAGTTTTCGGCCCCCGCGATCGTCCTGGCCCATTTTGACCAGGCAGAGCCGTTGCTCTGGAGGTGCATGCTCCTCGAGGTCCAAGTCCTCGGCTTGCATCATCTGTGTCCAGCGATCGTCAATCGCGTCACGGATGAAGCCGACGTCTTCGGCTTTCGGGACGACACGTTAGAGGGGCACCTCGAGCGCGGCGTCGAATGGTTCCTGCTCACAAGGAATGATCAGGGGCAGATCCGCTTTCGCATCGAAGCGCGATGGCAGCAGGGCGAGTTCCCCAACTGGTGGAGTCGGATCGGCTTCATCGTGTTGTCGGGGTACTACCAGCGGAAATGGCATCGCCTCGCCCATCACCGGCTGTGGCTGCTCGCGCACTATGGCTCGACACGGCAGCCGCCGCGAGACGCGGCTGGACCTACCCACCAGGGCGTCGATGTGGTGTTCACGTACCATACGAACCGGAAGTGGTTTCAATGA
- a CDS encoding anti-sigma regulatory factor, whose protein sequence is MRTESMPLRSAQDVVIARQTVRRLTQQLAFRLVDQTKMVTATSELARNAVVYGLGGTMVCELLAEGVRKGLRLQFNDQGPGIADVAQAMNDGWTSGKGMGLGLPGAKRLVSHFSIESVLGRGTTVTIVRWN, encoded by the coding sequence ATCAGGACTGAGTCCATGCCGCTCCGATCGGCGCAGGACGTCGTCATTGCGCGACAAACGGTGCGACGTCTGACCCAACAACTGGCGTTCCGGCTGGTCGATCAGACCAAGATGGTCACCGCGACCAGCGAGCTGGCACGCAACGCCGTCGTGTATGGCCTTGGTGGCACGATGGTTTGCGAGTTGCTGGCCGAGGGCGTCCGCAAGGGCCTGCGCCTGCAGTTCAACGACCAGGGGCCGGGGATTGCCGATGTCGCGCAGGCGATGAACGACGGCTGGACATCGGGCAAGGGCATGGGGCTTGGCCTGCCGGGCGCCAAGCGCCTCGTCAGCCACTTCTCGATCGAGTCCGTCCTCGGACGGGGGACGACGGTGACCATCGTCCGGTGGAATTGA
- a CDS encoding DUF1990 family protein has product MLQRDYWAVLAGCPLPPSQLMAHVKSHCCELPPASLVQFIAPRGVTRDAELDIRIVPGQPCRVRVLHEDAQSITFGTLAGHPEAGRITFGAYRNAAGDVIFHIRSRARSASRATRLGFLAIGDAMQTNTWTDFINNTAVSVGAPIRDAIRADTTAVDELPEDDDPLQSPTFLAVGD; this is encoded by the coding sequence TTGCTGCAGCGAGATTACTGGGCGGTGCTGGCGGGATGCCCGTTGCCGCCGTCCCAGCTTATGGCTCACGTGAAGTCCCATTGCTGTGAGCTCCCGCCCGCGTCGCTCGTACAGTTCATCGCACCGCGCGGCGTCACACGAGACGCGGAGCTGGACATCCGCATTGTGCCGGGACAGCCCTGTCGCGTACGGGTGCTACACGAGGATGCTCAGAGCATCACCTTCGGCACGCTCGCCGGACACCCGGAGGCCGGACGCATCACGTTCGGGGCGTATCGCAATGCCGCCGGCGACGTGATCTTCCATATTCGCAGCCGCGCGCGCTCCGCCTCGCGCGCGACACGCCTGGGCTTCCTCGCCATTGGTGATGCAATGCAGACCAACACCTGGACCGACTTCATAAACAACACCGCTGTATCGGTCGGCGCTCCTATTCGTGACGCGATCCGCGCGGACACGACCGCAGTCGATGAGCTGCCGGAGGACGATGATCCCCTCCAGTCACCGACCTTCCTGGCGGTCGGGGACTGA
- a CDS encoding ferritin-like domain-containing protein has product MHQTTLQELFLEELRDSYDAEHQLLKALPAVAAAASSSELRAAVEMHAKETQGHVDRLDRVFALVNETPRRQHCDGIAGILKEGESALNAPPSATTDALLIAEAQRVEHYEIAAYGTLVAWAGTLGLAEAAELLEETLEEEKFTDEKLTQLATSDVNASANA; this is encoded by the coding sequence GTGCACCAAACCACTTTGCAAGAACTATTTCTGGAAGAGTTGCGCGATTCCTACGACGCTGAACACCAGCTCTTGAAGGCACTGCCCGCGGTGGCGGCTGCGGCCAGCTCCTCTGAGCTACGAGCCGCAGTGGAAATGCATGCCAAGGAAACGCAGGGGCATGTCGACCGCCTTGACCGAGTGTTTGCGCTCGTGAATGAGACACCCCGGCGCCAACACTGCGACGGTATCGCCGGCATTCTCAAGGAGGGCGAGTCAGCCCTGAACGCTCCCCCTTCGGCGACCACCGACGCCCTCTTGATCGCTGAAGCGCAGCGGGTAGAACACTACGAGATTGCCGCGTACGGCACGCTGGTGGCGTGGGCCGGCACCTTGGGCCTTGCGGAAGCCGCCGAGCTCCTCGAGGAGACCCTCGAGGAGGAGAAGTTCACAGATGAGAAGCTGACGCAGTTGGCCACAAGCGACGTCAACGCTTCAGCCAACGCCTGA
- a CDS encoding ATP-binding SpoIIE family protein phosphatase, producing MDPLQLCIPVSDRSQIGEVRRAISRMADTLALSPSRRGDAAIVATELATNLVRHARDGRMLLQVISHGASGWLELLSVDGGPGMTDVQRCLQDGFSTVGTPGNGLGAVKRLSDEFDVHSTPGKGTVIVSRIATSTAPSTGFTVGAVCLPFPGEEVCGDTWRSVERGQEIAVMVADGLGHGPEAAVAARLAGGAFEDEPFATPEQFYQLAHRSLKGSRGAALARAIIARSGDVQYSGIGNIAGSLVSSERSRGLASENGTVGVQIRSHVSTYAHVMPAPGVLLMHSDGITSRWSFDPYPGLLLRHPAVIAGVLSRDFVRGRDDATILVVSGSRKGDVHV from the coding sequence ATGGACCCCCTGCAGCTGTGCATTCCGGTGTCGGACCGGAGCCAGATCGGCGAGGTCCGTCGTGCCATCTCGCGGATGGCGGACACGCTGGCGCTGTCGCCGTCACGACGGGGTGATGCCGCGATCGTCGCGACCGAACTGGCGACCAACCTCGTGCGCCACGCGCGCGACGGCCGGATGTTGCTGCAGGTGATATCGCACGGGGCGTCCGGCTGGCTGGAACTGCTGTCGGTGGACGGTGGCCCCGGGATGACCGACGTGCAGCGATGCCTGCAGGACGGATTCTCGACCGTCGGTACGCCGGGCAATGGGTTGGGTGCCGTGAAGCGGCTGTCGGATGAATTCGACGTCCACTCGACGCCAGGGAAGGGCACGGTGATCGTGTCGCGGATCGCCACCAGCACGGCGCCGTCCACCGGGTTCACGGTCGGCGCCGTTTGCCTGCCGTTTCCGGGCGAGGAGGTCTGCGGCGACACCTGGCGCAGCGTCGAGCGCGGGCAGGAGATCGCCGTGATGGTGGCTGACGGCCTCGGCCATGGGCCCGAGGCGGCTGTCGCCGCGCGCCTCGCGGGTGGCGCCTTCGAGGACGAACCGTTCGCCACGCCGGAGCAGTTCTACCAGCTGGCGCATCGGTCCCTCAAAGGGAGTCGTGGCGCGGCGCTGGCGCGGGCGATCATCGCCCGGTCGGGAGACGTGCAGTACTCCGGCATCGGCAACATCGCCGGGAGCCTGGTCAGCAGCGAACGCAGCCGCGGTCTTGCCAGCGAGAACGGGACGGTCGGCGTCCAGATCCGCAGCCATGTCTCCACGTACGCGCACGTGATGCCGGCGCCGGGTGTCTTGCTGATGCACTCGGACGGGATTACCAGCCGGTGGTCGTTCGACCCGTACCCGGGCCTGCTGCTGCGGCATCCGGCGGTGATCGCCGGCGTCCTCAGCCGCGACTTCGTGCGCGGTCGGGACGACGCGACGATCCTCGTAGTGAGCGGGTCGCGCAAGGGCGACGTCCATGTCTGA
- a CDS encoding DUF4142 domain-containing protein codes for MRQTNLARIGLAVITIVISGCEAATPTSSAEPGARPGAVGAGGAGASVGSDDDFVADVVMKNMAEIALARIALDNSTNPDVRSFAQRLIDDHGAAGTRLKSVVSGSPIEWPTQLAEKHGETADALAGKRGPEFDREYLQATINGHQDLAAKLESRIDVQSLTDWKTAAAARTQSKAMPEPTTAMRDTAVRPDNSGNESTMKINQWAADAYPVVQKHLDTARTLENAAKQ; via the coding sequence ATGCGACAGACCAACCTTGCGCGAATCGGGTTGGCGGTCATCACGATCGTCATCAGCGGCTGCGAAGCTGCGACGCCGACGTCATCGGCCGAACCTGGGGCCCGTCCTGGCGCCGTCGGTGCCGGTGGCGCGGGGGCAAGCGTCGGGAGCGACGATGACTTCGTGGCCGACGTCGTCATGAAGAACATGGCGGAGATCGCACTCGCCCGCATCGCGCTGGACAACTCGACGAATCCTGACGTCAGGTCTTTCGCACAGCGGCTGATCGACGACCATGGCGCCGCCGGTACCAGGCTGAAAAGCGTGGTATCAGGATCGCCAATCGAATGGCCGACGCAACTCGCCGAGAAGCACGGGGAGACGGCCGACGCGTTAGCAGGGAAACGAGGACCCGAGTTCGACCGCGAGTACCTGCAGGCGACGATCAATGGCCACCAGGACCTTGCGGCGAAGCTGGAGTCTCGCATCGATGTGCAGTCACTCACGGATTGGAAGACGGCCGCCGCCGCCCGCACGCAGAGCAAGGCGATGCCCGAGCCCACGACCGCCATGCGCGACACAGCAGTTCGTCCCGACAACAGCGGCAACGAGAGCACCATGAAGATCAACCAGTGGGCGGCCGACGCGTACCCGGTCGTCCAAAAGCACCTCGACACCGCCAGGACTCTCGAGAACGCCGCGAAGCAATGA
- a CDS encoding long-chain-fatty-acid--CoA ligase produces the protein MEVPLTPLEFMRRTRRLYASREGVVDGAQRWTYGAFFDRCDRWSAALQRLGVRPGDRVAYIAPNTHAQLESFYAVPQLGAVLVPLNFRLVADDFRYLIQHSGATVVCVSAAYQASIDAIRDDLSNVAHFVALDSHGHGPGPRWLQYESLIEEATGDFVRPAIAENDLLAINYTSGTTSRPKGVMITHRNAWVNSVGMLAHTPMTTADCYLWTLPMFHANGWTFTWTVTAAGARHVCLPQFDAATVFRLAKQEQVTRLCAAPTVLIMLANAPAEAKQGAPRGLGVMTAGAPPAAVTIQRIEDELGWVVTQIYGLTETAPAISICEPRPEHAVLSGDERARIKARQGVELITSGELRVVDDQGREVPADGKSPGEIIARGNVVMAGYYNDPEATAACMGNGWFHTGDAAVVHPDGYVQITDRLKDVIISGGENISSVEVEALLLRHEAVQEVAVVGVPDETWGESPHAFVVFKAGRSATAEQLQAFCREHLAHFKVPHGFTPVAELPKTATGKIQKFVLRQGRPNLSAQ, from the coding sequence ATGGAAGTTCCGCTCACTCCGCTCGAGTTCATGCGGCGCACGCGCCGGCTGTACGCCAGCCGCGAGGGTGTCGTCGATGGCGCACAGCGGTGGACGTACGGTGCGTTCTTCGATCGATGCGACCGCTGGTCTGCGGCCCTGCAGCGTCTCGGCGTGCGGCCGGGCGATCGGGTCGCCTACATCGCGCCCAACACGCACGCGCAGCTCGAGTCGTTCTACGCCGTCCCGCAACTGGGCGCCGTCCTCGTCCCGCTGAACTTCCGGCTGGTGGCCGACGACTTCCGTTACCTCATTCAGCACAGTGGCGCGACGGTGGTGTGTGTCTCGGCCGCCTACCAGGCGAGCATCGACGCGATCCGCGACGACCTGTCCAACGTCGCACACTTTGTCGCCCTCGACTCTCACGGTCACGGGCCCGGCCCGCGCTGGCTCCAGTACGAATCCCTGATCGAGGAGGCGACCGGCGACTTCGTTCGGCCCGCCATTGCCGAGAACGATCTCCTCGCCATCAACTACACCAGCGGCACGACGTCTCGCCCCAAGGGCGTGATGATCACGCATCGCAATGCCTGGGTGAACTCGGTCGGCATGCTCGCGCACACGCCGATGACGACCGCCGACTGCTACCTGTGGACGTTGCCGATGTTCCACGCCAACGGGTGGACCTTCACGTGGACGGTGACGGCGGCCGGTGCCCGGCACGTGTGCCTGCCGCAGTTCGATGCCGCGACCGTGTTTCGCCTCGCGAAGCAAGAGCAGGTGACGCGGTTGTGCGCAGCACCGACCGTGTTGATCATGCTGGCAAATGCGCCTGCGGAAGCGAAGCAGGGCGCACCGCGCGGGCTCGGCGTGATGACTGCCGGGGCGCCACCGGCAGCGGTTACCATCCAGCGCATCGAGGATGAACTGGGCTGGGTCGTCACGCAGATCTACGGCCTGACCGAAACCGCACCGGCGATCAGCATCTGCGAGCCGCGCCCGGAGCACGCGGTGCTTTCCGGCGACGAGCGGGCCCGGATCAAGGCACGGCAAGGCGTGGAACTCATCACCTCCGGTGAGCTTCGCGTGGTGGACGACCAGGGCCGTGAGGTGCCCGCGGACGGCAAGAGCCCAGGTGAGATCATCGCCCGCGGCAATGTCGTCATGGCCGGGTACTACAACGATCCCGAGGCGACGGCGGCCTGCATGGGCAACGGGTGGTTCCATACCGGCGACGCGGCGGTCGTGCATCCCGATGGCTACGTGCAGATCACCGATCGGCTGAAGGACGTGATCATCAGCGGCGGCGAAAATATCTCGTCGGTGGAGGTCGAGGCGCTGCTGCTGCGGCATGAGGCGGTCCAGGAAGTCGCGGTGGTCGGTGTCCCGGACGAGACATGGGGTGAGTCACCGCACGCCTTCGTGGTGTTCAAGGCGGGCCGATCGGCGACCGCGGAACAACTCCAGGCCTTCTGCCGCGAGCACCTGGCCCACTTCAAGGTCCCGCACGGCTTCACACCGGTCGCGGAACTGCCGAAGACCGCGACCGGGAAAATTCAGAAATTCGTGCTGCGCCAGGGCCGACCCAACCTGTCGGCCCAATGA
- a CDS encoding YihY/virulence factor BrkB family protein translates to MLETGSLSKSELARRTWREVIDDDVLGLAAQLSYYFFLALFPAILFLLALASFFPLSNLSDDIGRSLGPFVSAQVLGLIQEQLRRLANNQNGGLLTVGVAGALWSSSAALVSIVGALNRAYDIDEGRPWWKVRLVAIGLTLGVAAIVLIALSLVLVGPTVAGWLGQRTGWGAPFEWAWLVLQWPLVFALVTTGIGLMYYFGPDADQDWAWITPGAVAATLLWLVISLLFKVYVSNFTDYEATYGTVGGVIVVLLWFYVSGIAILTGAELNAEIEHASPYGKAPGQKNAQGTRLLGARAARAFRERQGDAPPEVPTPPSPPPPPKRGLGAMVAGAMLLARRWNRTR, encoded by the coding sequence GTGCTCGAGACAGGATCGCTTTCAAAGTCAGAACTTGCGCGTCGCACGTGGCGCGAAGTCATAGATGACGACGTGCTCGGTCTAGCAGCTCAGCTGTCGTACTATTTCTTCCTCGCGCTATTTCCGGCGATCCTCTTTCTGCTTGCGCTCGCGAGCTTTTTTCCGCTGTCGAACCTCAGCGACGATATCGGCCGGTCCCTCGGCCCGTTTGTCTCAGCGCAGGTCCTCGGACTGATTCAAGAGCAACTGCGACGACTCGCCAACAACCAGAACGGCGGGTTGCTCACCGTCGGTGTTGCGGGTGCGTTGTGGAGTAGTTCGGCGGCGCTCGTCTCGATCGTCGGTGCGCTGAATCGCGCCTACGACATCGACGAAGGTCGGCCCTGGTGGAAAGTGCGCCTGGTCGCCATCGGGCTGACGCTGGGTGTCGCAGCGATCGTCCTGATTGCGTTGTCACTGGTTCTCGTCGGACCGACCGTCGCGGGATGGCTTGGACAGAGGACGGGCTGGGGGGCGCCCTTCGAGTGGGCGTGGCTCGTACTGCAGTGGCCACTCGTGTTCGCGTTGGTGACCACGGGGATTGGCCTCATGTACTACTTCGGGCCTGACGCGGACCAGGATTGGGCGTGGATTACACCAGGTGCCGTCGCCGCCACGCTGCTCTGGCTCGTGATCTCACTGCTGTTCAAGGTGTACGTGTCGAACTTTACGGATTATGAAGCGACCTACGGCACCGTTGGTGGGGTCATCGTCGTCTTGCTCTGGTTTTACGTATCCGGCATCGCCATCTTGACTGGCGCCGAGTTGAACGCCGAAATCGAACACGCCTCGCCGTACGGAAAGGCGCCAGGACAGAAGAACGCGCAGGGGACACGGCTTCTCGGCGCGCGCGCCGCACGAGCGTTCCGAGAGCGACAGGGCGACGCGCCGCCCGAGGTGCCAACGCCACCGTCCCCGCCGCCACCTCCGAAACGAGGATTGGGTGCGATGGTCGCTGGCGCGATGCTGCTGGCGAGGCGGTGGAATCGCACGCGGTGA
- a CDS encoding M24 family metallopeptidase yields MTLSRRQFSRTAGLIAGSLVAVPADAQTRDDARREVPDVIRALSPLPGAPPYITDDERRARIGKARRLMAEQGLGAIVLEPGTTMAYFVDVRWGLSERPFLLVIPARGELAYVAPAFEENRAREITKFTNDVRVWQEDEDATALVAGILKERGVATGKVGLEERVRFFIVDGLRKAAPAIEWTLATPVTAGCRMIKSATEIALMQHANDITIAAYKAGLSTLHEGLTQNELRDNITAAYRALGASGPIDVSFGEYTAFPHGSVQPQRLKSGDVVQIDDGVSFGGYQSDITRTVVFGTPSKRQVDVWNLEKKAQAAAFAAARVGATCESVDAAARKVISDAGFGPGYKVPGLPHRTGHGIGMDGHEWTNFVKGNTTRLAPGMCFSDEPMIAIYGEFGIRLEDCLYITPDGPKFFTQPSPAIDQPFAS; encoded by the coding sequence ATGACCCTCTCACGCCGTCAGTTCTCCCGCACTGCCGGGCTCATCGCTGGTTCTCTCGTGGCAGTGCCCGCCGATGCGCAGACCCGCGACGATGCCCGTCGGGAGGTACCGGACGTCATCCGTGCCCTTTCTCCACTCCCCGGAGCGCCGCCCTACATCACCGACGACGAGCGTCGCGCGCGCATTGGCAAGGCGCGCCGCCTGATGGCCGAACAGGGGCTGGGCGCGATCGTGCTCGAACCGGGGACAACCATGGCGTACTTCGTGGACGTGCGCTGGGGCCTGAGCGAGCGGCCGTTCCTGCTGGTCATCCCTGCCAGGGGTGAACTCGCGTACGTGGCGCCCGCCTTCGAAGAGAACCGCGCGCGAGAAATCACGAAGTTCACCAACGATGTCCGCGTCTGGCAGGAAGACGAGGACGCGACGGCCCTCGTCGCGGGCATCCTGAAGGAGCGGGGCGTCGCCACCGGCAAGGTGGGCCTCGAGGAACGCGTCCGCTTCTTCATCGTCGACGGCCTGCGCAAGGCCGCGCCCGCGATCGAGTGGACCCTGGCGACGCCGGTCACGGCGGGCTGCCGGATGATCAAGTCCGCGACCGAGATCGCGCTCATGCAGCACGCCAACGACATCACGATCGCCGCCTACAAGGCAGGGCTCTCGACGCTGCACGAGGGCCTGACCCAGAACGAGTTGCGCGACAACATCACGGCGGCCTACCGCGCGCTCGGGGCGTCTGGGCCGATCGACGTCAGCTTCGGGGAGTACACGGCGTTCCCGCACGGAAGCGTGCAGCCGCAGCGTCTCAAGTCGGGTGACGTCGTGCAGATCGACGACGGCGTCAGCTTCGGCGGCTACCAGTCCGACATCACGCGGACGGTGGTGTTCGGCACGCCGAGCAAGCGACAGGTGGACGTGTGGAATCTCGAGAAGAAGGCGCAGGCGGCGGCGTTCGCTGCGGCGCGCGTCGGTGCGACGTGCGAGTCGGTGGACGCGGCGGCCCGCAAGGTGATCAGCGACGCGGGCTTCGGGCCCGGGTACAAGGTGCCCGGCCTGCCGCACCGCACCGGCCACGGCATCGGCATGGATGGCCATGAGTGGACGAACTTCGTGAAGGGGAACACGACCAGGCTCGCGCCGGGGATGTGCTTCAGCGACGAACCGATGATCGCGATCTACGGCGAGTTCGGGATTCGCCTGGAGGACTGCCTGTACATCACGCCCGACGGGCCGAAGTTCTTCACCCAGCCGAGCCCGGCGATCGATCAGCCGTTTGCGTCGTGA
- a CDS encoding DUF3072 domain-containing protein, which produces MTNQGSHDTEQPGLQRDPDEWKTGDEPMTDAQRSYLETLCRETGEEFDATLSKADASKRIDELRGRSPRLAQE; this is translated from the coding sequence ATGACAAACCAAGGATCCCACGATACGGAACAGCCGGGGCTTCAACGCGATCCCGACGAGTGGAAGACCGGTGATGAGCCGATGACGGACGCCCAGCGCTCCTATCTGGAGACGCTATGCCGGGAGACGGGCGAAGAATTCGACGCGACCCTCTCAAAGGCCGACGCATCTAAACGGATTGACGAACTCCGCGGGCGGTCGCCGCGACTCGCCCAAGAATAA
- a CDS encoding selenium-binding protein SBP56-related protein: protein MRHLVYRGAMVTARSSAALLLGALCACTSRAPEPASPPAAEYLYLWTASADKAQPDFLAVLDVSDRGERYGRLVTTLPVPGRANGPHHTEHEMPADGQLFANGFATGQSFVFDLGNRSRPRIVKQFGDVEGYAHPHSFLRLPNGNVLATFQMRHEAGKMSPGGLVELTPAAAPVRSSSADAPGTDPGLRVYSGGIVAGLDRIVTTTTDMDSASAASRNLQVWRLADLRLLHTIALPDGPGGNEGLLTAEPRLMADGKTLLVSTFNCGLYLVEGLAGDTPSARLVASFPQKKETYCAIPVIAGHYYLVTVPAWSAVVSLDISNPAAPREVSRVSLGPDDVPHWIAISPDQRRVVVTGYKGMQHRVMIARFDTATGQLAWDARFREDGATEPGFRMDDKTWPHGGNAKGIPHGAVFSRPATRQP, encoded by the coding sequence ATGCGGCATCTCGTGTATCGTGGCGCGATGGTGACGGCCAGATCAAGTGCAGCTCTCCTGCTCGGCGCACTGTGCGCGTGTACGTCACGTGCGCCCGAGCCCGCGTCTCCTCCGGCCGCCGAGTACCTGTACCTCTGGACCGCGTCTGCCGACAAGGCGCAACCGGACTTCCTCGCGGTCCTCGACGTCAGCGACCGGGGGGAGCGGTACGGCCGCCTCGTGACCACCCTGCCGGTGCCTGGCCGCGCCAACGGCCCGCACCACACCGAGCACGAGATGCCAGCCGACGGTCAGCTCTTCGCCAACGGGTTCGCGACGGGCCAGAGCTTCGTCTTCGATCTCGGCAATCGGTCGCGGCCGCGAATCGTGAAGCAGTTCGGTGACGTTGAGGGCTACGCTCATCCGCACTCGTTCCTGCGCCTGCCGAACGGCAACGTGCTGGCCACCTTCCAGATGCGCCACGAGGCGGGCAAGATGAGTCCGGGCGGACTCGTGGAACTGACGCCCGCCGCCGCACCGGTACGTTCGAGTTCGGCCGATGCACCAGGCACCGATCCTGGGCTGCGCGTCTACAGCGGCGGCATCGTCGCTGGCCTCGATCGCATCGTGACGACCACGACCGACATGGACTCGGCGTCGGCAGCCTCCCGGAACCTGCAGGTGTGGCGTCTCGCGGACCTGCGACTGCTCCACACGATCGCGCTGCCGGACGGTCCCGGTGGCAACGAGGGCTTGCTCACCGCGGAGCCGCGACTCATGGCTGATGGCAAGACGCTGCTGGTGTCGACATTCAACTGCGGCCTGTACCTGGTCGAAGGACTGGCGGGTGACACGCCCTCCGCACGGCTCGTCGCATCGTTCCCGCAGAAGAAGGAGACCTACTGCGCCATCCCGGTCATTGCCGGCCACTACTACCTGGTCACCGTCCCCGCCTGGAGCGCCGTCGTCAGTCTCGACATCTCGAATCCCGCGGCGCCGCGTGAAGTGAGCCGTGTGTCGCTGGGCCCCGATGACGTCCCGCACTGGATCGCGATCTCGCCCGATCAGCGACGGGTCGTGGTGACCGGCTACAAGGGCATGCAGCACCGGGTGATGATCGCCCGCTTCGACACGGCGACCGGCCAGCTCGCGTGGGACGCGCGCTTCCGCGAAGACGGCGCCACCGAGCCAGGCTTCCGGATGGACGACAAGACCTGGCCGCACGGTGGGAACGCCAAGGGCATCCCGCACGGCGCCGTGTTCAGCCGGCCCGCGACGCGTCAGCCGTAG